A window of the Streptomyces formicae genome harbors these coding sequences:
- a CDS encoding DNA polymerase Y family protein, giving the protein MRFRRPGGGAPDGAAYAGLLAMAGAFTPVVEAVPPDGALVDVRGALRYFGRDATGLASLIRVRALALYGVDCVIGAGPNPLLARMAAREAGPGTTLVVGDPAEFLAGRPVAALHGIGPATARALCGYGLDTVDRVAAAPLAVLQRILGARAGREVYEKAHGADRTRVVPNAAARSVAAERTFSRDELDRTRHHRALLSLGEELGVRMRAEGQVCRSLTLTVRYADRTTTAKSRTLSEPTAHSAALTGAAYRLLDGLGLQRARVRALALRAEGLIPAERAAHQLTLDPADEKARRIEAAADRARARFGPRAVIPGSLAA; this is encoded by the coding sequence CTGCGGTTCCGCAGGCCCGGCGGGGGCGCACCGGACGGGGCCGCGTATGCGGGGCTGCTCGCGATGGCCGGGGCGTTCACGCCCGTCGTGGAGGCGGTGCCGCCGGACGGGGCACTCGTCGATGTGCGGGGGGCGCTGCGGTACTTCGGGCGGGACGCCACCGGGCTCGCCTCGCTGATACGGGTCCGGGCGCTCGCCCTGTACGGCGTCGACTGCGTCATCGGGGCCGGACCGAACCCGCTGCTCGCCAGGATGGCGGCGCGCGAGGCCGGCCCCGGCACGACCCTGGTCGTGGGCGACCCGGCGGAGTTCCTCGCCGGGCGCCCGGTCGCCGCCCTGCACGGGATCGGGCCCGCGACCGCCCGAGCCCTCTGCGGGTACGGGCTCGACACCGTCGACCGGGTCGCCGCCGCGCCCCTCGCCGTACTCCAGCGGATCCTCGGCGCGCGCGCCGGGCGCGAGGTGTACGAGAAGGCGCACGGCGCCGACCGCACCCGGGTCGTCCCCAACGCCGCCGCGCGCTCCGTCGCCGCCGAACGCACCTTCTCCCGCGACGAGTTGGACCGTACCCGGCACCACCGCGCCCTCCTCTCGCTCGGTGAGGAACTCGGCGTCCGGATGCGCGCCGAGGGACAGGTCTGCCGCTCCCTCACCCTCACCGTCCGCTACGCCGACCGCACCACGACCGCCAAGTCCCGCACCCTGTCCGAGCCGACCGCCCACTCCGCCGCGCTCACCGGCGCCGCGTACCGGCTCCTGGACGGTCTCGGCCTGCAGCGCGCCCGGGTCCGCGCCCTCGCGCTGCGCGCCGAGGGGCTGATCCCGGCCGAGCGGGCCGCGCATCAGCTCACGCTCGATCCGGCCGACGAGAAGGCCCGCCGGATCGAGGCGGCCGCGGACCGCGCCCGCGCCAGGTTCGGCCCGCGGGCGGTCATTCCGGGCTCGCTCGCTGCGTAG
- a CDS encoding LPXTG cell wall anchor domain-containing protein: protein MPRRPRRSIALAAATATLFGATSLVAAEPAFAQPYPPPGFTILDNDLILVLGQVVLFNASGYEPFESTLLRGVPVGGNGAGGAPNAAAARGSAAYPQALEARPSSKPSPSPSPTSTSDGGGREIVNFDYYPADGEGNVSGEFTITKDIEPGPYDIQLVGQESGLSQSVRVTIARDDDHDDNGDEDHGDEGHGRPGNGDDDGDHGDKGDHGDKGDHGDKGDDHDWSDRGGDHGDKGDHGDKGDDNGDDDGDDNGGKSDDDDSAKLADTGSSDAPVALLTAAGGLLLLGGGSLVLVKRRRKSAAQRG, encoded by the coding sequence ATGCCCAGACGCCCCCGACGGTCAATTGCTCTGGCTGCCGCCACCGCCACCCTCTTCGGTGCCACCTCCCTCGTCGCCGCCGAGCCGGCCTTCGCGCAGCCGTACCCGCCGCCAGGCTTCACGATCCTTGACAATGACCTCATCCTGGTCTTGGGCCAGGTGGTCCTCTTCAACGCAAGCGGCTACGAGCCGTTCGAGTCCACTCTCCTGCGTGGCGTCCCCGTAGGGGGCAACGGGGCCGGGGGCGCGCCGAACGCCGCCGCGGCCAGAGGGTCGGCCGCGTACCCGCAGGCCCTCGAGGCCCGCCCGTCGTCCAAGCCGTCACCCTCGCCTTCACCCACCTCGACGTCCGACGGAGGCGGCCGCGAGATCGTGAACTTCGACTACTACCCCGCGGACGGGGAAGGCAATGTCTCCGGCGAGTTCACCATCACCAAGGACATCGAGCCGGGTCCCTACGACATCCAGCTCGTCGGTCAGGAGTCGGGGCTCTCGCAGTCCGTACGGGTCACCATCGCCCGTGACGACGACCACGACGACAACGGTGATGAGGACCACGGCGACGAGGGCCACGGCCGTCCCGGTAACGGGGACGACGACGGTGACCACGGCGACAAGGGCGACCACGGCGACAAGGGCGACCACGGCGACAAGGGCGACGACCACGACTGGTCCGACCGCGGCGGCGACCACGGTGACAAGGGCGACCACGGCGACAAGGGCGACGACAACGGGGACGACGACGGCGACGACAACGGCGGCAAGTCGGACGACGACGACAGCGCCAAGCTCGCCGACACCGGTTCGTCCGACGCCCCCGTGGCGCTGCTCACCGCAGCCGGCGGTCTGCTGCTCCTCGGCGGTGGATCGCTGGTGCTCGTGAAGCGCCGGCGCAAGTCCGCCGCGCAGCGCGGCTGA
- a CDS encoding AI-2E family transporter: protein MVSPALRVAAAYSWRLLVVGTVVYGVFSVLGRFHEIAVAVFLGLVVTALLRPTAGLLARRLPRPLAVAVALIGSIVVVLGVLALVGETVAGERTTLEREFGDGITRIERWLEQPPFRVNPEALTDIQSRIGQFLSSHQSTLISTALSGAGRLVEVVTTMALALFCSVFFLHSGDRQWGWFCAQLPRSARDRVSVAGRAAWRTFTGYTRGIVLVAATNAVLVGLALFALGVPLAVPLALLEFFAAFVPLIGSPIALAVAAVVALASKGPVVAAVVVALIVVIGQIEGHLLHPIVMSWAVRLHPLVVALSVVGGAIAAGVIGAVVAVPLVSVLWSAHQALRTAAKTI from the coding sequence CTGGTCTCCCCCGCTCTGCGCGTCGCCGCCGCGTACTCCTGGCGGCTCCTGGTGGTCGGCACCGTCGTGTACGGCGTCTTCTCGGTGCTCGGGCGTTTCCACGAGATCGCCGTGGCGGTCTTCCTCGGTCTCGTCGTCACCGCGCTGCTCCGCCCGACGGCCGGTCTGCTCGCCCGCCGGCTGCCGCGCCCGCTCGCCGTCGCCGTCGCGCTGATCGGCAGCATCGTCGTCGTCCTCGGCGTCCTGGCCCTGGTCGGCGAGACGGTGGCCGGGGAGCGGACCACGCTCGAGCGGGAGTTCGGCGACGGGATCACAAGGATCGAACGCTGGCTGGAGCAGCCGCCGTTCCGGGTGAACCCGGAGGCGCTCACGGACATCCAGTCACGGATCGGCCAGTTCCTGTCCAGCCATCAGTCGACGCTGATCAGTACGGCCCTCAGCGGCGCCGGCCGGCTGGTGGAGGTGGTCACGACGATGGCACTGGCGCTGTTCTGCTCGGTCTTCTTCCTGCACTCGGGCGACCGGCAGTGGGGCTGGTTCTGCGCACAGCTTCCGCGGTCCGCACGGGACCGGGTCTCGGTGGCGGGCCGGGCGGCCTGGCGAACGTTCACCGGATACACCCGCGGCATCGTGCTCGTGGCCGCGACCAACGCCGTGCTGGTGGGCCTGGCGCTCTTCGCCCTCGGCGTGCCGCTGGCCGTGCCGCTCGCGCTGCTGGAGTTCTTCGCCGCCTTCGTCCCGCTGATCGGCTCACCCATCGCGCTCGCGGTCGCCGCGGTGGTGGCGCTCGCGTCCAAGGGCCCGGTCGTCGCGGCCGTCGTCGTCGCGCTGATCGTGGTCATCGGCCAGATCGAGGGCCATCTGCTCCACCCGATCGTGATGAGCTGGGCGGTCCGGCTGCACCCGCTGGTGGTCGCGCTGTCGGTCGTCGGCGGGGCGATCGCGGCGGGGGTGATCGGCGCGGTGGTGGCCGTCCCGCTGGTCTCCGTCCTCTGGTCGGCCCACCAGGCCCTGCGCACGGCCGCCAAGACGATCTGA
- a CDS encoding DNA polymerase III subunit alpha: MFETGLWWRRGGGEYGRIQEVRVPGFTHLHIASGFSLRYGASHPERLVERAAERGMGALALTDRDTLAGAVRFAKACVAAGIRPLFGAELAVALAPWASAPEVNRALEKRRRTPARGGAFIDESAPRVTFLARDGAAGWAELCRLVTAAHAAGAARPAVAQDALGTADGLTVLLGPASEVGRALAAGRPDRAARLLAPWRERYGDALRLEAVDHGLAGTGPGSLRLAARTAGFAAEQGVRAVLSNAVRYADPGQGPVADVLDAARRLVPIDPSKGLDSGERWLKGPDGMYRAAERIAEAAGWRRDAAHRLLAVTEETAAECLVDPEGDLGMGYAYYPEPHLVGAGRRTAQRVLAARAAAGMVLRGYDRGSDARAYWERMHSELDIIGFHGNATYFLTVAQVVDDIKRMGIRVAARGSGAGSLVNHLLGIAHADPVGQHLLMERFLSKRRFVLPDIDIDVESARRLEVYRAIIDRFGEERVAAVAMPETYRVRHAIRDVGAALSMDPAETDRLAKAFPHIRARDARAAMEELPELREVAKEKGGHRRLWELVEGLDALPRGVAMHPCGVLISDSSLLRRTPVMPTSGEVPLGPAGPGGAPIPMSQFDKNDVEDLGLLKLDVLGVRMQSAMAHAVAEVERTTGRRIDLDDPEQVAPGDPATYRLIRSAETLGCFQIESPGQRDLVGRLQPANFHDLVVDISLFRPGPVAADMVRPFIEARHGRAPVRLPHPDLAGPLGETYGVVVFHEQIIEMVDIMTGCGRDEADRVRRGLSDPESQGRIKAWFARQAGQRGYAAEVIGRAWEIIEAFGSYGFCKAHAVAFAVPTYQSAWLKAHHPAAFYAGLLTHDPGMYPKRLLLADARRRGVPVLPLDVNRSAVAYRIELVSDGKAGEWGIRLALADVHGISEAESTRIEAGQPYASLLDFWERARPGRPVAERLAQVGALDEFGANRRDLLLHLAELHRTQRGSASHGGQLPLGGGHRTASVGLPDLNEAERLSAELGVLGMDASRHLMADHHAFLDELGAIPARRLRDVEHGATVLVAGAKAATQTPPIRSGRRVIFTTLDDGTGLVDLAFFDDSHEACVHTVFHSWLLLVRGVVQRRGPRSLSVVGSAAWNLADLIEIRRTGGLDAVAEHLATPANDEAAAPTDRRIRMSTGYEMNPWADLQPAGEGTTSMRKLWHQSPGSAG; encoded by the coding sequence ATGTTCGAAACTGGTCTATGGTGGAGACGAGGGGGCGGTGAGTACGGACGGATCCAGGAGGTGCGGGTGCCCGGCTTCACGCATCTGCACATCGCGTCCGGGTTCTCCCTGCGGTACGGAGCCTCGCACCCGGAGCGGCTGGTCGAGCGCGCCGCCGAGCGGGGGATGGGCGCACTGGCCCTGACCGACCGCGACACCCTCGCCGGCGCGGTCCGCTTCGCCAAGGCGTGCGTGGCGGCCGGGATCCGTCCCCTGTTCGGAGCGGAGCTGGCGGTCGCGCTTGCCCCCTGGGCGAGTGCCCCGGAGGTGAACCGAGCCCTTGAAAAGAGACGCCGCACACCCGCGCGGGGCGGCGCCTTCATCGACGAGTCGGCGCCCCGGGTCACCTTCCTCGCCCGTGACGGCGCGGCCGGCTGGGCGGAGCTCTGCCGGCTGGTCACCGCCGCCCACGCCGCCGGTGCCGCCCGGCCGGCCGTCGCCCAGGACGCCCTGGGCACCGCCGACGGGCTCACCGTGCTGCTCGGCCCGGCCTCCGAGGTGGGCCGGGCGCTGGCCGCCGGCCGCCCCGACCGGGCTGCCCGGCTGCTCGCCCCCTGGCGGGAGCGGTACGGCGACGCCCTGCGCCTCGAAGCCGTGGACCACGGTCTTGCGGGCACAGGGCCGGGCTCGCTGCGGCTGGCCGCCCGCACCGCCGGTTTCGCCGCCGAGCAGGGCGTACGGGCGGTGCTGAGCAACGCCGTGCGGTACGCCGACCCCGGCCAGGGCCCGGTCGCGGACGTCCTGGACGCGGCGCGCCGGCTCGTACCGATCGACCCGTCCAAGGGGCTCGACAGCGGAGAGCGCTGGCTCAAGGGCCCGGACGGGATGTACCGCGCCGCCGAGCGGATCGCCGAGGCGGCCGGATGGCGGCGCGACGCCGCGCACCGGCTGCTCGCCGTCACCGAGGAGACCGCCGCCGAGTGCCTCGTCGACCCCGAGGGCGACCTGGGCATGGGGTACGCCTACTACCCCGAGCCGCATCTCGTCGGCGCCGGCCGCCGCACCGCGCAGCGCGTCCTCGCCGCCCGCGCCGCCGCCGGGATGGTGCTGCGCGGCTACGACCGGGGGTCCGACGCCCGCGCCTACTGGGAGCGGATGCACTCCGAGCTGGACATCATCGGCTTCCATGGCAACGCCACCTACTTCCTGACGGTCGCCCAGGTCGTCGACGACATCAAGCGGATGGGCATCCGGGTCGCCGCGCGCGGCTCCGGCGCCGGGTCGCTGGTGAACCATCTGCTCGGCATCGCCCACGCCGACCCGGTCGGGCAGCACCTGCTGATGGAACGCTTCCTCTCCAAGCGCCGCTTCGTGCTGCCCGACATCGACATCGACGTGGAGTCCGCCCGCCGGCTGGAGGTCTACCGCGCGATCATCGACCGCTTCGGCGAGGAGCGGGTCGCGGCCGTCGCCATGCCCGAGACCTACCGGGTCCGGCACGCCATCCGGGACGTGGGCGCCGCGCTCAGCATGGACCCGGCCGAGACCGACCGGCTCGCCAAGGCGTTCCCGCACATCCGCGCGCGCGACGCCCGCGCGGCGATGGAGGAACTGCCCGAACTGCGCGAGGTGGCCAAGGAGAAGGGCGGACACCGCAGGCTGTGGGAACTGGTCGAGGGACTGGACGCGCTGCCGCGCGGCGTCGCCATGCACCCGTGCGGGGTGCTCATCTCGGACTCCTCGCTGCTGCGGCGTACGCCGGTGATGCCGACCAGCGGCGAAGTCCCCCTGGGCCCCGCGGGCCCGGGAGGTGCCCCCATCCCGATGTCGCAGTTCGACAAGAACGACGTCGAGGACCTCGGGCTGCTCAAACTGGACGTGCTGGGCGTGCGGATGCAGTCCGCGATGGCGCACGCCGTCGCCGAGGTCGAGCGGACGACCGGCCGGCGGATCGACCTGGACGACCCGGAACAGGTGGCGCCGGGCGACCCGGCGACGTACCGGCTGATCCGCTCCGCCGAGACGCTCGGCTGCTTCCAGATCGAGTCGCCGGGCCAGCGCGATCTCGTCGGCAGGCTCCAGCCCGCGAACTTCCATGATCTGGTCGTCGACATCTCGCTCTTCCGGCCGGGGCCCGTCGCGGCGGACATGGTCCGGCCGTTCATCGAAGCCCGGCACGGGCGGGCGCCGGTCCGCCTCCCGCACCCGGATCTGGCCGGGCCGCTGGGGGAGACGTACGGGGTCGTCGTCTTCCACGAGCAGATCATCGAGATGGTGGACATCATGACCGGGTGCGGGAGGGACGAGGCCGACCGGGTGCGGCGCGGGCTCTCCGACCCGGAGTCGCAGGGGCGGATCAAGGCGTGGTTCGCCCGGCAGGCCGGGCAGCGCGGCTACGCGGCGGAGGTGATCGGCCGGGCCTGGGAGATCATCGAGGCGTTCGGCTCCTACGGCTTCTGCAAGGCGCACGCGGTCGCCTTCGCCGTGCCGACCTACCAGTCGGCGTGGCTCAAGGCGCACCACCCTGCGGCCTTCTACGCGGGGCTGCTCACGCACGACCCCGGGATGTACCCGAAGCGACTGCTGCTGGCGGACGCGCGGCGGCGGGGGGTGCCGGTGCTGCCGCTGGATGTGAACCGATCGGCGGTCGCCTATCGGATCGAACTGGTGTCTGATGGAAAGGCTGGTGAGTGGGGCATAAGGCTTGCTCTCGCCGATGTGCACGGCATCAGCGAGGCGGAATCTACGCGGATCGAGGCCGGGCAGCCGTACGCGTCCCTGCTGGACTTCTGGGAACGGGCGCGTCCGGGGCGGCCGGTGGCGGAGCGGCTCGCGCAGGTGGGCGCGCTGGACGAGTTCGGCGCCAACCGCCGTGACCTGCTGCTGCACCTCGCCGAACTGCACCGTACGCAGCGGGGGTCGGCGTCCCACGGCGGACAGCTCCCGCTGGGAGGAGGCCACAGGACCGCGTCCGTCGGCCTGCCCGACCTCAACGAGGCGGAGCGGCTCAGCGCCGAGCTGGGCGTCCTCGGCATGGACGCGTCCCGCCATCTGATGGCGGACCACCACGCCTTCCTCGACGAGCTCGGCGCGATCCCCGCGCGGCGGCTGCGCGACGTCGAACACGGCGCGACCGTCCTGGTCGCGGGCGCCAAGGCGGCCACCCAGACCCCGCCGATCCGCTCCGGCCGCCGGGTCATCTTCACCACCCTGGACGACGGTACGGGCCTGGTCGACCTGGCCTTCTTCGACGACAGCCACGAGGCGTGCGTGCACACCGTCTTCCACTCCTGGCTGCTCCTGGTCCGCGGCGTCGTCCAGCGCCGCGGCCCGCGCAGCCTCAGCGTGGTCGGCTCAGCGGCGTGGAACCTCGCGGACCTGATCGAGATCCGCCGCACGGGCGGTCTGGACGCGGTGGCCGAACACCTGGCGACACCGGCGAACGACGAGGCCGCCGCCCCCACCGACCGCCGTATCCGCATGTCCACCGGCTACGAGATGAACCCCTGGGCGGACCTCCAGCCGGCGGGCGAAGGGACCACGTCCATGAGAAAGCTGTGGCACCAGAGCCCGGGGAGCGCGGGATGA
- a CDS encoding pentapeptide repeat-containing protein, producing the protein MNFTGKNLKGADFSGLDLSKKSFRDAELLGADFDGANLRDVDGRGQRQPRAMPGSDTLLTPSRHTVQQRRPGTSGRGYGGSHARSRRKREAAALHGRPRTSKRQTDVFRHARRAPFLRPLLPLP; encoded by the coding sequence ATGAACTTCACCGGCAAGAACCTGAAGGGCGCCGACTTCAGCGGCCTCGACCTGAGCAAGAAGAGCTTTCGTGACGCTGAGCTTCTGGGCGCGGACTTTGACGGAGCCAATCTGCGCGACGTCGATGGTCGAGGGCAAAGGCAGCCCAGGGCCATGCCGGGGTCGGACACCCTTCTGACGCCATCACGCCACACCGTCCAGCAGCGCAGGCCGGGTACATCCGGCCGTGGGTACGGCGGGAGCCACGCGAGGAGCCGACGGAAGCGAGAGGCGGCGGCTCTCCATGGACGACCCCGGACGTCGAAACGCCAAACCGACGTGTTCAGGCATGCGCGCCGCGCGCCGTTCCTGAGGCCCCTCTTACCGCTGCCTTAA
- a CDS encoding DUF4012 domain-containing protein gives MRTRALCSTTEKEPKTWWRPALAALGGTGGTGGTGGKGVPRVPGGPDLRRRVVHVLCGVALLCLAGAGWIAVTSVFARAELMAAQRSLETLRQSVAGAPGSPGSPGSPGRPGPPGAPKQQAPAAALDSAAEHAAKAHRLTTGPAWYLAAQLPVLGRPVGTVRQLADTAARLTHEVLPAPVRVAGRRAEGTAGESLPEVLSRLGATAPELERAAAAAADMRAGMHELPRTSWLPAADRARSEVARQLDRIAPAMADAAVAARVLPSMLGADEPRRYFVVFQNTAEARGTGGLPGAFAVLTVEQGELGFETFGTDTILAEVEPSIDPGAEFTARYGGMDPVNTWANSNVSPHFPNAARIWAATWHAYSGERVDGAIALDPSALARLLRATGPGRMPDGTQVTADNALDLAERTGYARYPDSAQRKAFLLDVARSAADRLVSALAEPRYLPGLMMATYDIVNEDRLKLWSARSDEQTRLETHRMSGTLPASPGPFAGVVVNNAAGGKLDYYLDRELHWIPGRCTSDGVRSVTARITLTNRAPVSGLPAYVTQRGDKPRHPTRPGDNRLLVSYFASRDALLDEVTVDGRPAMVNGGYERGHPVYTLDVELPAQSSRTLTLKLREPAGDRPPVLLRQALVTPLRTRVEPYPPCGD, from the coding sequence GTGAGGACACGGGCCCTGTGCTCAACGACGGAGAAGGAGCCTAAGACCTGGTGGCGTCCGGCCCTGGCCGCCTTGGGCGGCACGGGCGGCACGGGCGGCACGGGCGGTAAGGGCGTCCCGCGTGTCCCGGGCGGGCCGGACCTCCGGCGCAGGGTCGTGCACGTCCTGTGCGGCGTCGCCCTGCTTTGCCTGGCCGGCGCCGGCTGGATCGCGGTGACCAGTGTCTTCGCCCGCGCCGAACTCATGGCCGCACAGCGGTCGCTGGAGACACTGCGCCAGTCGGTCGCCGGGGCGCCCGGGTCCCCCGGGTCACCGGGTTCCCCCGGCCGGCCCGGCCCACCGGGTGCCCCGAAGCAGCAGGCTCCGGCCGCCGCGCTGGACTCCGCGGCCGAGCACGCGGCCAAGGCGCATCGCCTGACCACCGGGCCCGCCTGGTATCTCGCCGCGCAGCTGCCCGTGCTCGGCCGGCCGGTCGGCACCGTACGCCAACTGGCAGACACCGCCGCCCGGTTGACGCACGAGGTGCTGCCGGCGCCGGTCCGGGTCGCCGGCCGGCGCGCGGAGGGCACCGCCGGTGAAAGCCTGCCGGAGGTGCTGTCCCGGCTGGGGGCCACGGCTCCCGAGCTGGAGCGGGCCGCGGCAGCCGCCGCGGACATGCGGGCCGGCATGCACGAACTGCCGCGTACGAGCTGGCTGCCCGCCGCCGACCGGGCGCGCAGCGAGGTGGCCCGGCAGCTCGACCGGATCGCCCCGGCCATGGCCGACGCCGCCGTGGCCGCCCGGGTGCTCCCGTCCATGCTGGGCGCCGACGAGCCGCGACGGTATTTCGTGGTCTTCCAGAACACCGCCGAGGCCCGCGGCACCGGTGGCCTGCCCGGTGCGTTCGCCGTCCTCACCGTCGAGCAGGGGGAGTTGGGCTTCGAGACCTTCGGCACCGACACCATACTGGCGGAGGTCGAACCCTCAATCGATCCGGGTGCCGAGTTCACCGCCCGGTACGGCGGTATGGATCCGGTCAACACCTGGGCGAACTCCAACGTCAGCCCGCACTTCCCGAACGCGGCCCGGATCTGGGCCGCGACCTGGCACGCGTACAGCGGGGAGCGGGTGGACGGCGCGATCGCCCTCGACCCCAGCGCGCTGGCCCGGCTGCTGCGGGCGACCGGCCCGGGCCGGATGCCCGACGGCACCCAGGTCACCGCCGACAACGCCCTGGACCTCGCCGAGCGCACCGGCTACGCGCGCTACCCGGACAGCGCGCAGCGCAAGGCGTTCCTCCTGGACGTGGCACGCAGCGCCGCCGACAGGCTGGTGAGCGCCCTCGCCGAGCCGCGGTACCTGCCGGGGCTGATGATGGCCACGTACGACATCGTCAACGAGGACCGCCTGAAGCTGTGGAGCGCCCGGAGCGACGAGCAGACCCGGCTGGAGACCCACCGGATGAGCGGCACCCTGCCCGCTTCGCCCGGCCCCTTCGCGGGGGTGGTGGTGAACAACGCCGCGGGCGGAAAGCTCGACTACTACCTGGACCGGGAGCTGCACTGGATCCCGGGCCGGTGCACCTCGGACGGCGTCCGGTCGGTCACCGCACGGATCACCCTCACCAACCGCGCCCCGGTCTCGGGGCTCCCCGCGTACGTCACCCAGCGCGGCGACAAGCCGCGCCACCCCACCCGGCCGGGGGACAACCGGCTGCTCGTCTCGTACTTCGCGAGCCGGGACGCACTGCTGGACGAGGTGACCGTCGACGGCCGGCCCGCCATGGTGAACGGCGGTTACGAGCGCGGTCACCCGGTCTACACCCTGGACGTGGAACTGCCCGCGCAGAGCAGCCGCACACTGACCCTCAAGCTGCGGGAGCCGGCCGGCGACCGCCCTCCGGTGCTGCTGCGCCAGGCGTTGGTGACCCCGCTGCGGACCCGGGTGGAGCCCTATCCGCCGTGCGGTGACTGA
- a CDS encoding esterase/lipase family protein translates to MLPWKHSGKRPWKRALRPLAALLLAAAIGLAPAATATAAPAPTSGWNDHSCKPSAAHPRPVILVHGTFGNSVDNWLALAPYLVHRGYCVFSLDYGRLPGVPFFHGLGPVDKSAEQLDAYVDEVLAATGAAEADLVGHSQGGMMPRYYLKFLGGADKVNALVGIAPDNHGTTLGGLANLLPYFPGAEDLLSTATPGLADQIAGSAFLTKLNAGGDTVPGVRYTVIATKYDEVVTPYRSGFLDGPNVRNVTLQDLCVLDLSEHVAIGLWDRIAYHEVANALDPAHATPTTCASVFS, encoded by the coding sequence ATGCTGCCCTGGAAACACTCCGGGAAACGTCCCTGGAAGCGTGCTCTCAGACCACTCGCCGCCCTGCTGCTGGCCGCCGCGATCGGCCTCGCCCCCGCAGCCACCGCCACCGCCGCGCCGGCCCCCACCAGCGGATGGAACGACCACTCCTGCAAGCCCTCCGCCGCCCACCCCCGCCCCGTGATTCTCGTCCACGGGACCTTCGGCAACTCCGTAGACAACTGGCTCGCACTCGCGCCGTACCTGGTCCACCGGGGCTACTGCGTCTTCTCGCTCGACTACGGCCGGCTGCCCGGCGTCCCGTTCTTCCACGGCCTCGGTCCTGTCGACAAGTCGGCCGAGCAGCTCGACGCGTACGTCGACGAGGTGCTCGCCGCGACCGGGGCGGCCGAAGCCGACCTGGTCGGGCACTCCCAGGGCGGCATGATGCCCCGGTACTACCTGAAGTTCCTGGGCGGCGCGGACAAGGTGAACGCCCTCGTCGGCATCGCCCCCGACAACCACGGCACCACGCTGGGCGGCCTCGCCAATCTGCTGCCCTACTTCCCCGGCGCCGAGGACCTGCTCAGCACGGCGACCCCCGGCCTCGCCGACCAGATCGCGGGCTCCGCGTTCCTCACCAAGCTCAACGCGGGCGGGGACACGGTCCCCGGCGTCCGCTACACCGTCATCGCCACGAAGTACGACGAGGTCGTCACGCCGTACCGCTCTGGCTTCCTCGACGGGCCGAACGTCCGGAACGTGACGCTCCAGGACCTGTGCGTCCTCGACCTGTCGGAGCACGTGGCGATCGGCCTGTGGGACCGGATCGCGTACCACGAGGTGGCCAACGCGCTGGACCCGGCGCACGCCACGCCGACGACCTGCGCGTCGGTCTTCTCGTAG
- a CDS encoding lytic polysaccharide monooxygenase auxiliary activity family 9 protein, whose translation MIARRKVAAVAVLGAAPLALVGLAAGPAAAHGSMTDPVSRVSACYAEGPESPQSAACKAAVAASGAQAFYDWNEVNIGNAAGNHRGLIPDGKLCSAGRDKYKGLDLPRADWPASKLTAGNHTFHYKGTAPHKGSFELYITKDGYDPSQPLKWSDLEAQPFAKVTDPQLVNGEYVFDGAVPAKSGRHLIYSIWQRSDSPEAFYTCSDVVFGADNGGSAPGGSEEGGSQEGGSAPAPVASAPTDEQIEAGTDESTVDHGGHGGDSPEEHVEHTEAQPETQTEGQSPAADANAPAPNGAGENLAETGGSDSSSYLAMGGAAALAIGAAVLFGTVRRRAANR comes from the coding sequence ATGATCGCTCGCCGCAAGGTCGCTGCCGTCGCCGTGCTCGGGGCCGCGCCGCTCGCGCTGGTCGGGCTGGCCGCGGGGCCGGCCGCCGCGCACGGGTCGATGACGGATCCGGTGAGCCGGGTGTCCGCCTGTTACGCCGAGGGGCCGGAGAGCCCGCAGTCCGCGGCGTGCAAGGCCGCGGTCGCAGCCAGTGGGGCGCAGGCGTTCTACGACTGGAACGAGGTCAACATAGGCAACGCCGCGGGCAACCACCGGGGTCTGATCCCGGACGGCAAGCTGTGCAGCGCGGGCCGGGACAAGTACAAGGGCCTGGATCTGCCGCGCGCCGACTGGCCGGCGTCGAAGCTCACGGCAGGGAACCACACCTTCCATTACAAGGGGACCGCGCCGCACAAGGGCTCGTTCGAGCTGTACATCACCAAGGACGGTTACGACCCGTCGCAGCCGCTGAAGTGGTCGGACCTGGAGGCGCAGCCGTTCGCGAAGGTCACCGACCCGCAGCTGGTCAACGGCGAGTACGTGTTCGACGGGGCCGTGCCCGCGAAGTCCGGCCGGCACCTGATCTACTCGATCTGGCAGCGGTCCGACTCCCCCGAGGCGTTCTACACCTGCTCGGACGTCGTCTTCGGTGCGGACAACGGCGGTTCTGCACCGGGTGGTTCGGAGGAGGGCGGCTCGCAGGAGGGTGGCTCGGCTCCCGCACCGGTCGCGTCCGCGCCGACCGACGAGCAGATCGAGGCGGGGACGGACGAGTCCACCGTGGACCACGGCGGGCACGGTGGCGACAGCCCCGAGGAGCACGTCGAGCACACGGAGGCACAGCCGGAGACGCAGACCGAGGGCCAGAGCCCGGCGGCCGACGCCAACGCGCCCGCGCCCAACGGCGCCGGCGAGAACCTCGCCGAGACCGGTGGCAGCGACTCCAGCTCGTACCTCGCCATGGGTGGCGCCGCGGCGCTCGCGATCGGCGCGGCCGTGCTGTTCGGCACGGTCCGCCGCCGGGCGGCCAACCGCTGA